One Pochonia chlamydosporia 170 chromosome 5, whole genome shotgun sequence DNA segment encodes these proteins:
- a CDS encoding metal-dependent hydrolase (similar to Cladophialophora psammophila CBS 110553 XP_007742159.1) yields MSLPVVDVWANPTGIYIPETARLFAQSHADPELGNRRHTPAEVIAKMDEAGVSQILLAAWNRPGSVIFSNEQVAEYTRAYPTRIFGLVSVDLHDPVAAVKELDHYVRVEGFKGLRVVPWLWNLPPTDAHYWPLYVKCIELDVPFCTQIGHTGPLCPSEVGRPIPYIDEIALKFPALKIVGGHLGYPWIGEAVSVAWKHENVYIDTSAWSPKYYPPEFFTFANTTGRKKVMFGTNFPQLGWKACVDAVKELGTGTTKGLREDVVRDFMAGNARRVFKLPEPTFEGAASRL; encoded by the exons ATGAGTCTTCCCGTCGTTGATGTTTGGGCAAATCCCACTGGT ATATACATCCCAGAAACTGCACGTCTCTTTGCTCAAAGCCATGCAGATCCTGAGCTGGGTAATCGCAGGCACACACCCGCCGAAGTGATTGCAAAGATGGACGAGGCTGGCGTTTCTCAAATTCTTCTAGCAGCCTGGAACCGACCTGGCTCAGTCATATTCTCCAACGAACAAGTCGCTGAATACACACGCGCATACCCAACCCGTATCTTTGGACTCGTTTCCGTGGATCTCCACGACCCAGTTGCGGCAGTCAAGGAACTGGATCATTACGTCCGAGTCGAAGGCTTCAAGGGCCTACGAGTTGTGCCCTGGCTGTGGAACTTGCCTCCGACGGATGCTCACTACTGGCCACTTTACGTCAAGTGCATAGAGCTCGATGTTCCTTTTTGCACTCAGATTGGACACACTGGGCCACTGTGCCCTAGTGAAGTCGGTCGCCCTATTCCATATATTGACGAAATTGCCCTCAAGTTCCCGGCTCTTAAAATAGTAGGAGGTCACTTGGGGTATCCCTGGATAGGGGAGGCGGTTTCTGTGGCTTGGAAACATGAGAATGTGTATATTGACACGAGTGCGTGGTCGCCAAAGTACTACCCACCAGAATTCTTCACGTTTGCGAACACGACGGGTAGGAAGAAGGTCATGTTTGGGACCAACTTTCCGCAGCTTGGTTGGAAAGCTTGCGTGGACGCGGTGAAGGAGCTGGGAACCGGAACGACTAAGGGACTGAGGGAGGATGTTGTGCGTGATTTCATGGCTGGGAATGCAAGGCGAGTGTTCAAGTTGCCAGAACCTACTTTTGAAGGGGCCGCCTCAAGGTTGTAA
- a CDS encoding glycosyl hydrolase (similar to Neosartorya fischeri NRRL 181 XP_001261853.1), translated as MLLSSILAVLPLLGERASAQPTSSLTHRDGTNDWGAALQKAKAMVGKMTLEEKVSLTGGVSANNGCSGNIAAISRLNFPGMCLSDAGNGLRATDAVSGFPSGIHVGASWNKDLTQKRGAAMGREFKKKGVNVLLGPVVGPAWTVVRGGRNWEGSSADPHLSGALAAETVQGVQGSNVITSTKHYIGNEQELNRVPDGDTEAVSTNIDDKAMHELFLWPFQDTVKAGSANIMCSYQRLNQTYGCANDKSLNGLLKGELGFEGFVVSDWGALYGGLEYATGGLDMGMPDAGTWGKTLINAVNNGSFPEARVTDMATRIIAAWYQVGQDQGFPKPGIGMPKSVSKPHDVIEGRDPNDLPIIQQGAIEGHVLVKNDRNTLPLQHPKIVSIFGYSANTPPKWTAAEDTDGSWTTGQAPALGLHNDQTPIGPKGTLFGGGGSGAVTPASFTSPQDALAAKAAKDGFTLHQDLNSSKPVVNSASDACIVFGNAWSSEGSDRPALQDEYTDTLIKSVASQCSKTIVVLHNAGVRLVDGFVDHPNVTAVLFAHLPGQDSGNALVSLLWGESNPSGKIPYTVARQESDYGPLLSPFAQSGSKSPQADYNQGIYTDYKYFEKNHIQPRYEFGYGLSYTRYDYSNIKLQGPSGNFQSQWPQDKISIGGQEDLWETIATVSFTLVNGGHVDGAEAAQLYVRIPGLRAKQLRGFEKPFLKAGQKTDVTFQLTRRDLSVWNTEAQKWQLQKGQYEIYIGRSSTKLPLKTYLTI; from the exons ATGCTGCTTTCTAGTATTCTTGCAGTACTACCTCTGCTCGGAGAGCGAGCATCGGcgcagccaacatcttcttTAA CACATAGAGATGGCACCAATGACTGGGGAGCCGCTCTCCAAAAGGCGAAAGCTAtggttggcaagatgacCCTTGAAGAGAAG GTGAGCTTAACTGGTGGTGTCTCGGCAAATAATGGGTGTTCTGGGAACATCGCCGCCATATCCAGACTCAACTTTCCGGGCATGTGTCTTAGTGATGCTGGCAACGGACTACGTGCAACAGACGCCGTCAGTGGGTTTCCAAGTGGCATACACGTTGGAGCAAG CTGGAACAAGGACTTGACCCAGAAGCGAGGTGCTGCAATGGGTAGGGAATTTAAGAAGAAAGGCGTGAACGTCCTCCTCGGACCTGTAGTTGGTCCAGCATGGACGGTTGTCCGAGGCGGTCGAAACTGGGAGGGCTCGTCGGCAGACCCCCACCTCAGCGGCGCACTTGCGGCAGAAACTGTCCAAGGAGTCCAAGGATCAAACGTCATAACTAGTACAAAG CATTATATTGGCAATGAGCAAGAACTCAATAGAGTCCCCGATGGAGATACCGAGGCCGTGTCAACAAATATTGATGACAAGGCTATGCATGAGCTCTTCCTGTG GCCGTTCCAAGACACTGTCAAAGCTGGATCTGCTAACATCATGTGTTCTTACCAACGTTTAAATCAGACATATGGTTGCGCGAACGACAAGTCGCTGAATGGTCTTCTTAAGGGAGAGCTTGGTTTTGAG GGATTTGTTGTGTCCGATTGGGGCGCCTTGTACGGAGGACTGGAGTACGCAACTGGCGGGTTGGACATGGGAATGCCAGACGCCGGAACTTGGGGAAAGACTCTAATAAATGCTGTCAATAACGGCTCGTTCCCAGAAGCTCGAGTGACCGATATGGCCACCAG AATAATCGCCGCTTGGTATCAAGTtggacaagaccaaggttTCCCAAAACCAGGTATCGGCATGCCAAAGAGCGTTAGCAAACCACATGATGTAATTGAAGGTCGTGATCCAAACGACCTACCTATCATTCAACAAGGGGCTATTGAAGGCCATGTTCTGGTAAAGAACGACAGAAACACCCTTCCTCTGCAACACCCAAAGATCGTTTCGATATTCGGCTACTCTGCAAACACCCCGCCAAAATGGACTGCTGCTGAAGATACGGATGGATCATGGACGACAGGACAAGCTCCTGCACTTGGTCTTCACAACGATCAGACACCAATCGGTCCGAAAGGAACTCTGTTCGGCGGCGGTGGCTCTGGTGCGGTTACTCCAGCTTCTTTCACATCGCCACAGGACGCAttggctgccaaggctgccaaagaTGGATTCACTCTGCACCAAGATTTAAATTCCAGTAAGCCGGTTGTCAACTCCGCCTCAGACGCCTGCATAGTCTTTGGCAACGCATGGTCAAGTGAGGGTTCTGACCGCCCCGCGTTGCAAGATGAGTACACAGACACATTGATCAAGTCTGTGGCAAGCCAATGTTCCAAGACCATAGTTGTGCTTCACAATGCTGGAGTAAGACTGGTTGACGGATTTGTCGACCATCCCAATGTCACTGCAGTCTTGTTCGCACATCTTCCTGGCCAGGACAGCGGTAACGCACTGGTTTCCCTGCTCTGGGGAGAATCTAACCCATCGGGAAAAATTCCATACACTGTGGCGAGGCAAGAATCTGATTATGGCCCTCTGCTTAGCCCTTTTGCACAAAGCGGAAGCAAGTCTCCCCAAGCCGATTACAACCAAGGAATTTACACCGATTACAAGTACTTTGAAAAGAATCACATCCAGCCACGGTACGAGTTCGGCTATGGGCTAAGCTATACACGCTATGACTACTCCAATATCAAGCTTCAGGGACCATCTGGCAACTTCCAGAGCCAGTGGCCGCAGGACAAGATTAGCATCGGCGGACAAGAAGACCTATGGGAGACGATCGCGACTGTTTCTTTTACGCTTGTTAATGGTGGTCATGTTGATGGCGCTGAAGCTGCTCAGCTTTATGTGCGAATTCCGGGGCTTCGGGCTAAGCAGCTTCGGGGATTCGAGAAGCcgttcctcaaggctggACAAAAAACCGACGTCACTTTCCAGCTCACTCGGAGGGACCTCAGTGTTTGGAATACTGAGGCGCAGAAGTGGCAGTTACAGAAGGGCCAGTACGAGATTTACATTGGGCGAAGTAGCACCAAGTTGCCTCTGAAGACTTATTTGACCATCTGA
- a CDS encoding phytanoyl- dioxygenase family protein (similar to Togninia minima UCRPA7 XP_007918508.1), translating into MADSLDDPHVTLIELTQDELKTKKIGSHHLQAAVEALHRDGIVALKNAVDMSHLDKLNARMVPEAERLYAQPATHRNFGRNTGNIQQEPVLEEGYIFDDIIANPWATDIIQCMLGPRTTVRFYSANTAFKATDRQPPHIDVTFDIPRIPFGYCVNINLVDTTPENGSTEVWLGSHTQTDKSVLDFSGVHYQIRKDLQDERREISPPIQPNLPKGSLIIRDFRLWHAGRPNKTDDPRVMLVSVQFPHWYRSNLKMRLPVSVKDKIDWADAVPCVEWMPEGYDYLQGAHDHDFILLP; encoded by the coding sequence ATGGCCGACTCTCTAGACGACCCTCATGTTACTCTTATTGAGCTAACACAAGATGAACtaaaaacaaagaaaataGGTTCTCATCATCTACAGGCTGCGGTCGAGGCACTCCATCGCGACGGCATAGTGGCACTTAAGAACGCAGTTGACATGTCTCACCTTGACAAGCTAAATGCGCGAATGGTTCCCGAGGCCGAAAGGCTATACGCTCAACCAGCAACGCATCGCAACTTTGGAAGGAACACGGGGAATATCCAACAAGAGCCTGTATTGGAAGAAGGCTACATCTTTGACGACATCATCGCGAACCCATGGGCAACCGACATAATCCAGTGCATGCTCGGACCAAGGACAACAGTTCGATTCTATAGCGCGAATACTGCGTTCAAAGCTACCGATCGCCAGCCTCCCCATATTGACGTGACCTTTGATATTCCAAGAATACCATTTGGCTACTgcgtcaacatcaacctcgtCGACACAACGCCGGAGAACGGGTCCACGGAAGTATGGCTAGGTTCGCACACCCAAACTGACAAGAGTGTCCTTGACTTTTCCGGGGTTCATTACCAAATTCGCAAAGACCTTCAGGATGAACGGCGCGAAATTAGTCCACCGATTCAGCCGAATTTGCCGAAAGGTTCGCTCATCATAAGGGACTTTAGGCTTTGGCACGCTGGGAGACCGAATAAGACGGACGATCCGCGGGTGATGCTCGTTTCAGTGCAGTTTCCTCATTGGTATAGAAGTAATCTGAAGATGAGGTTGCCAGTTAGTGTCAAGGATAAGATTGACTGGGCTGATGCGGTGCCATGTGTTGAGTGGATGCCAGAGGGGTATGATTACTTGCAAGGCGCGCATGATCATGATTTTATTTTGCTACCATGA